The DNA region AGAGGGGAATCTAAAAAAGGGGCATGTCAACCTCAACGAAACCCTCGGCCCCATAGTGTTCTGTGAGAACACATCCACCGTTATCCACCTCGATAAGTGTGTGTACTCACCTGGGGATACCCTGATTTTAACCATTGTCAACCACCAAAATTCAACCCTCCAGACAGGGTACGGGTTCAGGCTTTACCGCAGGGAAAGCGGAGGCTGGGTTGAAGTCCAGCTGAACCTGGTCTTTCCAGCTGTGGTGGTAGAGGTGGGGCCCGGTAAAAGCTGGGAGCAGAGGATAGACCTCTCAAAGCTGAACCTAGAAAGTGGAAGTTACAGAATCGAAAAGCGGATATGCTCGGAGAGGGTCTGCTTCTACGAACACGCCGAGTTCAAGGTGGGTTCAAGGTGGGAGGATGAATCGATGCTGTGGGAATAACCAACAGGCATGAAGTCGCCTTGGCGAGGAGGGGGGCACCCTCCGAATGCTAACGGTTCTGGCAAAACTTTTTATCCTCCTTTCACATACTGAACCCTCGGCTAAAGGGGTGAGAAAAAATGAAGTTCTGTCCAAAATGCGGCAACCTCATGCTTCCGGACAGGAAAAGAAAAGTCTGGGTCTGCCGCTCATGCGGTTACGAAGAGCCCTTCGACGAGGAGAAAGACCGAGAGAAGACAAAGATCACCCAGAAGATAGAACATAAACCTGACGAGGGAATCATCGTCGTTGAGCAGGACGTCACGACACTGCCGACCACCAAGGTAACATGTCCGAAGTGCGGCAACGACACCGCCTACTGGTGGGAGATGCAGACGAGGGCCGGCGATGAGCCGAGCACGATATTCTACAAGTGCACCAAGTGCGGCTACGTGTGGAGGGCCTACGAGTGAACGGGGCGGAACGTGAGGTCCTGAAAAGGCTTGCGCAGAAGGCCCTGAAGGAGCTTGATGAGGCCTACCGCAGGGTTCCAGATACGGACAACGGAAAAACTTATCTATGGAGAGGTAAAGAAAGGGTTAAGCTCATGCTTAAGATGCTGGAAGGTGATAAAGATGCCGTTCGAGATAGTTTTTGATGGTGCCAAAGATTTTGCAGACCTGATATCCACAGCAAGCAACCTCATAGACGAGGCCGCGTTCAAGGTTACCGAAGACGGTATCAGCATGCGTGCCATGGACCCAAGCAGGGTCGTTCTCATAGACCTCAACCTTCCGGAGAGCATATTCTCCAAGTACGAGGTCGAGGAGATCGAGACTATTGGATTGAACATGGATCACTTCAAGAAGATACTCAAGCGCGGCAAGAACAAGGACACGCTCATCCTCAGGAAGGGCGACGAGAACTTCCTAGAGGTCACCTTCGAGGGAACGGCAAAGAGAACCTTCAAGCTCCCGCTCATCGAGGTTGAGGAACTCGAACTCGACCTTCCGGAGCTCCCGTTCACGGCCAAGGTCACCGTCCTGGGTGAGGTTCTCAAGGAGGCCGTTAAGGACGCTTCCCTTGTCAGCGACGCGATTAAGTTCATGGCCACCGAGAACGAGTTCACCATGAAGGCAGAGGGCGAGACCAACGAGGTTGAAATTAAACTCACCCTTGAGGACGAGGGACTTCTCGACCTAGAGGTTGAGGAAGATACCAAGAGCGCCTACGGAATCAGCTACCTGGCGGACATGCTTAAGGGCATCGGCAAAGCCGACGAGGTGATAATCCAGTTCGGCAACGAGATGCCCCTTCAGATGGACTACCCGATAAGGGACGAGGGTAGGCTTACGTTCCTCCTCGCACCGCGCGTGGAGGACTGATCTCCATTTTTCCCTCCGAGGCGGTGGTGTAATGGACATCGTCAAGCTCAGGGAGCTCCTTGAGGAGGAGTTCTCATCGGGGGACCTGGTATCCCTCGACGATGATTTTTATTCAGAGTACGACAGCCTGATAAAGGCGTTGAAGCTGAACGCGGAGAACTCACATGAGCGCGGCGACGACATAGAGGAGCACCTGTACACCGCCCAGCTCAGCATAGCCGAACGCCTGATGAGGGACATCATAAGGGTCAGGCTGCACAAAATAGTTGACCTCGCCGTTGAGGGCCTACCGTACTCCATGACCGCCGAGGAGAGAAGGATCTTCACGGTTCTGAGGGCTTTCATCGAACGTGAGGAGCTCCCCACGGGGCTTCCTGAGGAAAAGGTGGAATCCACCAAGGGGGAGAGGGTTGAGGAACCCACCAAGGCGGGCGTCCGCGAGGCGTATATCGTTAAAATTGACCTGCCCAAGATTCTGGATCCCGAACTCAAGGAATACGGCCCGTTCAAAGCTGGAGACCTCGCCGTTTTACCTCGTCAGATAGCCGAGGTTCTGCTGGAGCGGGACGCCGCCGAGAGAGTCAGGATATCCCCGTGACCGAGAAAGGTATTCTGCACCCATGCTAAAATTTGAAAAGGATATGCGCATGTTCAGAGCTTTTCAACCCTCACCAGAGTCGGGGTCACGTTCGCCAGGTTGTCGCTGACGGGACAGCGTTCCTCAACCCTCTCAAGCCACTCCCGGAGGGTTTTCTCATCAGCATCGCTCCTGACTTTCACCCTGACCGTGACGTCCTTGTAGCCGGCCCGTTCGGAACCGTTGCCGTAGAGCTTTCCGGGGTTGAATGTGCCCTCTATCTCAATGTCAATGTCCTCGATGTTTATCTTCATGTCTTTAGCGACAAGGGTCCCCACGATGTTCATACAGCCGGCTAGGGCTGCGAGGATGTAGTCCAACGGGCTGGGGGCCTCCCCGCCGAGTTTATCAACGGTTATTTCAAAGTCCCCTGCTTTAACCACCATCTTGGTAGGTCCGATTCTCTTCCCCGACACCGCAATTTTCATATCCTTGTACCTGGCCATTGAAACCACCGCATCTCTATGGAACTCTTACTTTAAAAGCCTCATTAGAACCAGAGGTTGAAAAATAAAGGTTCACGCATGGCGTGCTTGGAGGGCTAACCAACGGCGAAAAAGCGGAAGGTTTTTAGGCATAGCAGCCAATGGTGTTTGTTGGAATGGAGAGAGGGGTATGTCGGAGTTATACTTTACAATAATGGGTGTGGGTGGTGTGCTAACACTTTTCGGGATATTCCTTCTTTGGATACTCTCGAGGGAACTGGAAGTTAGATTCCTGGGGAGGACCAGAATTCCAACGCTAATACTCGTGGGTGGAGTCCTTACGGCCCTTGGATTTGCCGTTGATGGAGTCAATGAGAGTCCGGCCCTCGGCACTCTTACAACCTCCCTGGTTCTCCTGGGCCCCGTTATAATCGGGTACTCCCTGATGGAGTCCCGGGTAATCAAGCCGACGTGGGAGCTTGGCCTCCAGTCCACGCTGATAACGCTCAGTCTCCTGATGGCCAGCGGGAATGAGCTAAGCCATGAGGTGGTGAACCTGGGCTCTCTGTTATCTATAGTGCTCCTGATAAACGGACTCAGGTACTTGGGGGTCACACAGAGGGGGCCAAAACTCCTCCTGAGGACTGCCGCTTGGGGGCTCGTGCTTTTCTCATGGCTGCGCTACCTGAGGGGCAACGGCAGGGGTATGATGCTCCTCGACCTTACAGTCTATCTACT from Thermococcus sp. includes:
- a CDS encoding immunoglobulin-like domain-containing protein; the protein is MKMKRVILVMLLLFGFTFAYQVLPIHSSLQGEGNLKKGHVNLNETLGPIVFCENTSTVIHLDKCVYSPGDTLILTIVNHQNSTLQTGYGFRLYRRESGGWVEVQLNLVFPAVVVEVGPGKSWEQRIDLSKLNLESGSYRIEKRICSERVCFYEHAEFKVGSRWEDESMLWE
- a CDS encoding transcription factor S, with product MKFCPKCGNLMLPDRKRKVWVCRSCGYEEPFDEEKDREKTKITQKIEHKPDEGIIVVEQDVTTLPTTKVTCPKCGNDTAYWWEMQTRAGDEPSTIFYKCTKCGYVWRAYE
- a CDS encoding DNA polymerase sliding clamp, translating into MPFEIVFDGAKDFADLISTASNLIDEAAFKVTEDGISMRAMDPSRVVLIDLNLPESIFSKYEVEEIETIGLNMDHFKKILKRGKNKDTLILRKGDENFLEVTFEGTAKRTFKLPLIEVEELELDLPELPFTAKVTVLGEVLKEAVKDASLVSDAIKFMATENEFTMKAEGETNEVEIKLTLEDEGLLDLEVEEDTKSAYGISYLADMLKGIGKADEVIIQFGNEMPLQMDYPIRDEGRLTFLLAPRVED
- a CDS encoding OsmC family protein, with translation MARYKDMKIAVSGKRIGPTKMVVKAGDFEITVDKLGGEAPSPLDYILAALAGCMNIVGTLVAKDMKINIEDIDIEIEGTFNPGKLYGNGSERAGYKDVTVRVKVRSDADEKTLREWLERVEERCPVSDNLANVTPTLVRVEKL